The genomic DNA CATGCAGAAAAACTAATTGAGTACTTAAATGAGGTTGGAGGAAGAGTAGTACTTGAAGCTATAGAAAAGCCAAAAACAGAATGGAGCTCTCTTTTAGAAGCCTTTGAGGATACATATAAACATGAGGTTTTTATCTCCCAAAATATTCATAAGCTCATGGAGCTTGCTATAGCAGAAAAAGATTTTCCAACCCAGAACATGCTACAATGGTTTGTAAAGGAGCAAGTCGAAGAGGAAGAACAAACCCTCTACATCGTAAACCTACTTAAGATGGTTAAAGATTCTGTACATGGATTAATTCAGGTGGATATGCTCCTTGGAAAAAGAGAGTAAAAAATAAAGGG from Dictyoglomus sp. NZ13-RE01 includes the following:
- a CDS encoding ferritin — protein: MISKNLEKAINEQINREFFSAYLYLSMAQNFEAMNLKGAANWMYKQYKEELTHAEKLIEYLNEVGGRVVLEAIEKPKTEWSSLLEAFEDTYKHEVFISQNIHKLMELAIAEKDFPTQNMLQWFVKEQVEEEEQTLYIVNLLKMVKDSVHGLIQVDMLLGKRE